A genomic region of Metopolophium dirhodum isolate CAU chromosome 1, ASM1992520v1, whole genome shotgun sequence contains the following coding sequences:
- the LOC132932639 gene encoding ATP-dependent DNA helicase PIF1-like: MSPGLQLTVVDRLLRDVMASELPFGGKTMLFAGDFRQILPVVRRGTRAEIVMSSIKENGLWRVMERFNLVQNMRADHDADFATWLLELGNGRLPAVDGVPNTVQIPRQMVCDVDDLIDFVYPQQMSLANVDEFARRIVVCPTNEDCRGVNRDVLERVDGAQMSYTAVDTMMADDPDEVANFPTEFLNSLEPDGLPPYRLTLKVGCIVMLLRNLDPRRRLCNGTRLVVTELRRHNFKARILGGEAQDDDIVVPKIPLTSSGEDDLPILLRRLQFPVRLSFAMTINKSQGQTFDRVGLLLTSPVFTHGQLYVAFSRVRNAQSVRVGMYADDSGRFVTKNIVYREVL, translated from the coding sequence ATGTCGCCGGGACTGCAACTGACGGTGGTGGACCGCCTGCTCAGGGACGTCATGGCATCGGAATTACCGTTCGGCGGTAAAACCATGCTGTTCGCCGGCGACTTCAGGCAGATATTGCCCGTGGTCCGGAGAGGGACGAGAGCCGAGATCGTCATGTCGTCGATCAAGGAAAACGGTCTTTGGCGCGTCATGGAGCGCTTCAATCTGGTCCAGAACATGCGCGCGGACCACGACGCGGACTTTGCGACTTGGTTGCTTGAGCTCGGCAACGGCCGACTGCCCGCGGTCGACGGCGTTCCGAACACCGTGCAAATCCCGCGGCAAATGGTATGCGACGTTGATGATTTGATCGATTTCGTGTACCCGCAGCAAATGTCGTTGGCCAACGTCGACGAATTCGCTCGGAGAATCGTTGTGTGTCCCACCAACGAAGACTGTAGAGGTGTCAACAGGGACGTGCTGGAGCGCGTCGACGGTGCTCAGATGAGCTACACCGCCGTCGACACCATGATGGCGGACGATCCCGACGAAGTGGCCAATTTTCCCACGGAGTTCCTCAACAGCTTGGAACCGGACGGCCTGCCGCCGTACCGGCTGACGTTGAAGGTGGGGTGCATCGTGATGTTGCTCAGAAATCTCGATCCGAGGAGACGACTGTGCAACGGTACGAGGTTGGTGGTCACCGAACTGCGGCGTCACAATTTCAAGGCTAGGATTTTGGGCGGTGAAGCACAGGACGACGACATCGTCGTGCCCAAGATACCGCTCACGTCCAGCGGCGAGGACGACCTGCCCATCTTACTGCGGCGCCTTCAATTCCCGGTGAGATTGTCGTTCGCCATGACCATCAACAAGTCGCAGGGTCAGACGTTCGACCGTGTAGGTTTGTTACTGACGTCGCCTGTGTTCACGCACGGGCAACTGTACGTAGCGTTTTCGAGGGTGAGAAACGCACAGTCCGTGAGAGTCGGCATGTACGCCGATGACAGCGGCCGATTCGTCACCAAGAACATAGTGTACAGGGAAGTTCTGTAA
- the LOC132934627 gene encoding uncharacterized protein LOC132934627: MIHGPCGTVNPQCPCMVDNKCSKDFPKAYAEETVYVADGGYPKYRRPDDGRVVLVRGREVGNECVVPYNPYLLAKYDAHINVEICTSIKSVMYIYKYIYKGHDRVTLEVQDQDEIAK; this comes from the coding sequence ATGATCCACGGGCCGTGTGGAACAGTCAATCCACAGTGTCCGTGCATGGTGGACAACAAATGCTCCAAAGATTTCCCGAAAGCGTACGCAGAGGAGACTGTGTACGTTGCGGACGGCGGATATCCAAAGTACCGCCGACCGGATGACGGCCGGGTGGTACTTGTGAGAGGTCGTGAGGTTGGTAACGAGTGTGTAGTGCCGTACAACCCTTACCTTCTGGCCAAGTATGACGCGCACATCAACGTCGAGATATGCACGTCCATAAAGAGTGTCATGTATATCTACAAGTATATATACAAGGGACACGACCGTGTGACGTTGGAAGTTCAGGACCAGGATGAGATTGCCAAGTGA
- the LOC132932640 gene encoding uncharacterized protein LOC132932640, with the protein MEEREDVEIVGVPVEGVEYVEVVGVPVDVGDDVEGVEVVEDMEFVEVLMEGVEEVEDEVVQMEVVEDEVVQMEVVEDVEFVEVQMNGGDDVEVVEVQMDGGDDVEVVEVQMDEVQAELEFVDMLDELQPDVDEEFRPLAVGEQPRGRAPIIDRPAGVTHPLPEQHNAGALNRICTQCNARHFEGEVVGQGANMHFSTCCNNGQVTAAGQHALLPAPFVLMSLLIGDSQDGRRFRDDIRRYNNALAFAAFSCGTDDRRLRGRGPRTMCIQGQTYQRINNDVAVDRVDANYCQLYFLESAEANARRVGMALQRNHRELSVVVMGLLDGFLRDVNPYAMAFKNMREVWLAERDLADADPAGVRPRPVTMHFVRDAARDDGRNNLPTANEVAAVFVGEGGRPPRDINLVIYDTNPINPQHRMQTIPAGSCHSDPMLYPLFFPYGEAGWHNGMLQAGNRRNNVRNRNSIREFACYRLAVRYQGNNDQRHELFSLLHQGRFLLQMYVCDQYVRMESNNLNYIRLHQRDLLAEAYQGLMDHVNQQLHVDPMAVGRRVILPSTFTGSDRFNKMNYQDAITIVRTKGKPDLFITFTCNPRWPEITENLAAHSTASDRPDLVARVFNKTWSAPCAYTDNPGGGL; encoded by the exons ATGGAAGAGAGGGAGGACGTGGAGATCGTCGGCGTCCCAGTGGAGGGTGTGGAGTACGTGGAAGTCGTTGGCGTCCCAGTGGATGTAGGGGATGATGTGGAAGGAGTGGAGGTGGTGGAGGACATGGAATTTGTCGAGGTCCTGATGGAAGGTGTGGAGGAAGTGGAGGACGAGGTAGTCCAGATGGAAGTGGTGGAGGACGAGGTGGTCCAGATGGAAGTGGTGGAGGACGTGGAATTTGTTGAGGTCCAGATGAACGGAGGGGATGACGTGGAAGTGGTAGAAGTCCAGATGGACGGAGGGGATGACGTGGAAGTGGTAGAAGTGCAGATGGACGAAGTGCAAGCGGAACTGGAGTTTGTGGACATGCTCGACGAGTTGCAGCCAGACGTCGACGAAGAG TTCCGACCACTTGCCGTGGGTGAACAACCCCGAGGGCGTGCGCCAATAATTGACAGGCCGGCAGGCGTGACACACCCGCTTCCAGAGCAGCACAACGCGGGCGCGTTAAACAGAATCTGCACACAGTGTAACGCCCGCCACTTCGAAGGCGAGGTTGTGGGCCAGGGTGCCAATATGCACTTCTCCACTTGCTGTAACAACGGTCAAGTGACCGCTGCAGGACAACACGCGTTGTTGCCCGCCCCTTTTGTACTAATGAGTTTGTTGATTGGAGATTCACAGGATGGTCGTAGATTCCGAGACGACATTCGCCGGTACAACAACGCCCTGGCATTCGCTGCGTTTAGCTGTGGCACAGACGACAGGCGATTGCGAGGGCGTGGACCGCGAACGATGTGTATCCAAGGCCAAACTTATCAGAGGATAAATAATGACGTGGCCGTTGACCGAGTAGATGCCAACTACTGTCAGTTGTATTTCCTCGAGTCAGCAGAGGCCAACGCCCGCCGCGTTGGGATGGCTCTGCAGAGAAATCATCGTGAACTGTCCGTAGTTGTGATGGGACTATTGGACGGTTTTCTGCGAGACGTAAATCCGTACGCAATGGCTTTTaa GAACATGCGTGAGGTGTGGCTGGCAGAAAGAGACCTAGCCGACGCCGATCCCGCAGGTGTGCGACCTAGGCCAGTGACGATGCATTTTGTCCGAGATGCGGCCCGGGACGACGGGCGAAACAACCTGCCTACCGCAAACGAAGTTGCGGCCGTGTTCGTAGGTGAAGGGGGTCGTCCACCAAGAGACATTAATCTGGTCATCTACGATACGAATCCAATCAACCCGCAACACAGGATGCAAACCATACCAGcgg GGTCGTGTCACTCGGATCCGATGTTGTATCCGCTGTTTTTCCCGTACGGCGAGGCCGGTTGGCATAACGGGATGTTGCAAGCGGGCAACCGACGAAACAATGTCCGCAATCGCAACAGTATCAGAGAGTTTGCGTGCTACCGTTTGGCTGTTAGATATCAGGGAAATAACGACCAAAGGCATGAActgtttagtttattacatCAAGGTCGGTTCTTGTTGCAGATGTATGTGTGCGACCAGTATGTTCGAATGGAGTCGAACAATCTGAACTACATACGTTTGCACCAGAGGGATCTCCTCGCCGAAGCGTATCAAGGGCTCATGGACCATGTGAACCAACAGCTCCACGTCGATCCCATGGCGGTCGGGCGTAGGGTCATATTGCCGTCGACGTTCACGGGTAGCGACCGATTCAACAAGATGAATTATCAAGACGCCATCACCATAGTGCGTACCAAAGGGAAACCCGACCTGTTCATAACGTTTACGTGCAATCCCAGGTGGCCAGAGATCACTGAAAACCTGGCTGCCCACAGCACGGCAAGCGACAGGCCGGACCTGGTGGCCAGAGTGTTCAACA AAACGTGGTCTGCCCCATGCGCATATACTGATAATCCTGGCGGAGGACTGTAA